From one Nilaparvata lugens isolate BPH chromosome 2, ASM1435652v1, whole genome shotgun sequence genomic stretch:
- the LOC120350066 gene encoding cytochrome c oxidase subunit 5B, mitochondrial-like, whose amino-acid sequence MKAIRRGVGTRDKPTLVPSAFESRLMGCQCHDDSTHINYIWLHRGPPQRCACGYYYQLVYQPVFEAAKPPCD is encoded by the coding sequence ATGAAGGCGATACGTCGAGGCGTGGGTACCCGCGACAAACCGACGCTGGTGCCGTCTGCGTTTGAGTCGCGCCTCATGGGCTGTCAGTGCCACGACGACTCGACGCATATCAACTACATTTGGCTGCATCGCGGGCCGCCCCAGCGCTGCGCCTGTGGTTACTACTATCAGCTAGTCTATCAGCCGGTGTTCGAGGCGGCCAAGCCGCCATGCGATTGA